From Achromobacter spanius, a single genomic window includes:
- a CDS encoding sensor histidine kinase, producing the protein MRLLLRLALMVGAVSGLALLGLLAWSTGNASRFARYYDTLLVLNGIFALALFIWVVALTVRLARQIRRRQFGARLTARFSLAFALIGVVPGALIYTVSVQFMSRSIESWFNVRVDTALEAGLNLGRAALDSLLADLDARARSMAVELNRSTDSGVTLALTRLREANGVQEAMVFTGSGRMVAFSTSQYGQLLPAMPPSTVMNQLRLARGYSAAEADDPVTPGAEGGLHLRVVIPLTGPDRYDNLLGPASEPRWLQLLQPVPEQIAHNANLVQQGFRDYQELALSRLGLRKLYGITLTLALLLAAFGAIAVALSLSKRLVRPLLSLAGGTQAVGVGDYRPLPEPPERDEVGQLTRSFNAMTRQLDEARRMVESNRQQLERSNVYLESVLSNLSSGVLVFDESFRVTTVNQGAQTILGADLRSVIGRPLETADGMLEFANIVRQAFSTHAAVGSERQHWQQQFEIAPAQAEGETASQPLTLLARGTHLRVDGRGNGYLVVFDDITEVISANRTVAWGEVARRLAHEIKNPLTPIQLSAERLAMKLEGKLPPAEAQIVARSTNTIVNQVASLKQMVDDFREYARTPPAVMQRINFNALVADVLSLYGWEPEGASSRLTEKALNLDVSLGADLPDIEGDPTQLRQVIHNLLSNARDAIAELGGQGRVSVTTQLMRSEQPDRVAHQALRFTVADTGPGFPPQVMQRAFEPYVTTKSHGTGLGLAIVRKIVEEHGGRIDLANRKEGGARISILLTRLAPGSDTMDATAQEKDNAATQ; encoded by the coding sequence ATGAGGCTTTTGCTTCGACTGGCGCTGATGGTCGGCGCCGTGAGCGGCCTGGCGCTGCTGGGCCTCCTGGCCTGGTCCACCGGAAACGCCTCGCGTTTTGCGCGTTACTACGACACGCTGCTAGTCCTGAACGGCATTTTCGCGCTGGCGCTCTTCATATGGGTGGTGGCGCTGACGGTGCGGCTGGCCAGGCAGATCCGGCGCCGGCAGTTCGGCGCGCGGCTCACCGCCCGCTTTTCCCTGGCGTTCGCCCTGATCGGCGTGGTGCCCGGCGCCCTCATCTACACCGTGTCGGTGCAGTTCATGTCGCGCTCGATCGAATCCTGGTTCAACGTGCGCGTGGACACGGCGCTGGAAGCCGGCCTGAATCTGGGCCGGGCCGCGCTGGACTCGCTGCTGGCCGACCTGGACGCGCGGGCCCGCTCGATGGCTGTGGAACTGAACCGCAGCACCGACAGCGGCGTGACGCTGGCGCTGACCCGGCTGCGCGAGGCCAACGGCGTGCAGGAAGCGATGGTGTTCACCGGCAGCGGCCGCATGGTGGCGTTCTCGACCAGCCAGTACGGCCAGCTTCTGCCGGCCATGCCGCCCTCCACGGTGATGAACCAGTTGCGGCTGGCGCGCGGCTATTCCGCCGCCGAAGCCGACGACCCCGTCACGCCGGGCGCCGAAGGCGGCCTGCATCTGCGGGTGGTGATTCCGCTGACTGGTCCGGACCGCTACGACAACCTGCTCGGTCCGGCCTCCGAGCCGCGCTGGCTGCAATTGCTGCAACCGGTGCCCGAACAGATCGCGCACAACGCCAACCTCGTGCAGCAAGGTTTTCGCGATTATCAGGAATTGGCGCTGTCGCGCCTGGGCCTGCGCAAGCTTTACGGCATCACGCTGACGCTGGCTCTGCTGCTCGCGGCGTTCGGCGCCATCGCGGTCGCGCTGTCCCTGTCCAAGCGGCTGGTGCGCCCGCTGCTCAGCCTGGCGGGCGGCACGCAGGCGGTGGGCGTGGGCGACTACCGGCCCCTGCCCGAGCCGCCGGAACGTGACGAAGTCGGTCAGCTCACGCGGTCGTTCAATGCCATGACCCGCCAGCTCGACGAGGCGCGCCGCATGGTCGAAAGCAACCGCCAGCAGCTCGAGCGCTCCAATGTCTATCTGGAAAGCGTGCTGTCCAACCTGTCTTCCGGCGTGCTGGTGTTCGACGAATCGTTCCGCGTCACCACCGTCAACCAGGGCGCCCAGACCATCCTGGGCGCGGACCTGCGCTCGGTCATCGGCCGCCCGCTGGAGACCGCGGACGGCATGCTGGAATTTGCGAATATCGTGCGCCAGGCGTTTTCGACGCACGCGGCGGTCGGCTCCGAACGCCAGCACTGGCAGCAGCAGTTTGAAATTGCGCCCGCTCAGGCCGAAGGCGAGACCGCATCCCAGCCGCTGACCCTGCTGGCGCGGGGCACGCACCTGCGCGTGGACGGGCGCGGCAACGGCTATCTGGTGGTGTTCGACGACATCACCGAAGTCATTTCCGCCAACCGGACGGTGGCGTGGGGCGAGGTGGCGCGCCGCCTGGCCCACGAAATCAAGAATCCGCTGACCCCGATCCAGCTCTCGGCCGAGCGTCTGGCCATGAAGCTGGAAGGCAAGCTGCCGCCCGCCGAGGCGCAGATCGTGGCGCGCTCCACCAACACGATCGTGAACCAGGTGGCGTCGCTCAAGCAGATGGTGGACGACTTCCGCGAGTACGCGCGCACGCCGCCGGCCGTCATGCAGCGCATCAATTTCAACGCGCTGGTGGCGGACGTGCTGTCGCTTTATGGCTGGGAGCCCGAGGGCGCCTCGTCGCGCCTGACGGAAAAGGCCTTGAATCTTGACGTCAGCCTGGGCGCCGACCTGCCCGACATCGAGGGCGATCCCACCCAGCTTCGGCAGGTGATCCACAACCTGCTTTCCAATGCGCGCGACGCGATCGCGGAACTGGGCGGGCAGGGCCGCGTCAGCGTGACGACCCAGCTCATGCGCAGCGAACAGCCCGATCGCGTGGCGCATCAGGCGCTGCGTTTCACGGTGGCGGACACTGGTCCGGGCTTCCCGCCGCAGGTCATGCAACGCGCATTTGAGCCCTACGTAACCACAAAGTCCCACGGGACTGGGTTAGGATTGGCAATCGTCCGCAAGATCGTGGAAGAGCATGGCGGACGTATCGACCTTGCCAACCGCAAGGAAGGAGGGGCGCGGATTTCCATCCTGTTGACCCGGCTCGCGCCCGGGTCCGACACTATGGACGCCACCGCGCAAGAAAAGGATAATGCGGCTACGCAATAG
- a CDS encoding DUF4390 domain-containing protein: MSIISRVFLGLLLVSAVLLTAPGGLAHASEPRVTRVEPVVRDGNLEIDADIEFELNQQLRDAAQRGVALYFTADLTITRERWYWFDESLVDTSRTWRVVYNALTRQWRAGVGELSFPVASLDDAMSTIRHIRNWRVAKAGEFDAGSQYNGQVRLRLDTSLLPRPFQVNALNSSSWAQATPWMDFSFMLGDKEKDPS, from the coding sequence ATGTCCATTATTTCGCGCGTATTTCTTGGGTTGTTGCTGGTATCTGCCGTGCTTTTGACTGCGCCGGGGGGCTTGGCTCACGCGTCCGAGCCGCGCGTCACGCGCGTGGAACCGGTGGTGCGCGACGGCAACCTGGAAATCGACGCGGACATCGAATTCGAGCTGAATCAGCAGTTGCGCGACGCCGCCCAGCGCGGCGTCGCCCTGTATTTCACGGCCGACCTGACCATCACCCGCGAACGTTGGTACTGGTTCGACGAGTCGCTGGTGGACACGTCGCGCACCTGGCGGGTGGTCTATAACGCGCTGACCCGTCAGTGGCGGGCGGGCGTGGGCGAGCTGTCCTTTCCGGTGGCCTCGCTGGACGACGCCATGAGCACCATCCGGCATATCCGCAATTGGCGGGTCGCGAAGGCCGGCGAGTTCGATGCAGGGTCGCAATACAACGGGCAGGTGCGCTTGAGGCTGGATACGTCGCTGTTGCCCAGGCCGTTCCAGGTCAACGCGCTGAACAGCAGCTCCTGGGCGCAGGCGACGCCGTGGATGGACTTCTCGTTCATGCTGGGCGACAAGGAGAAAGATCCCTCATGA
- the rsmB gene encoding 16S rRNA (cytosine(967)-C(5))-methyltransferase RsmB, with the protein MSTRPDSPNLAPPLSSVLLASAGVVEDVLDGRSLTEALAEVDGALRPATQAVSFHAMRYLGWADAVGREMVQRYPSVLFESLLLVSLTLLKEEGDAAASLPGMPVYAPHTVVDQAVTAASGSRALASFKGMLNACLRRFLRERAALEASVADSPEAQFNHPGWWVKQLTVAYPKQWREILAASNLPAPLTLRVNRRRATREQVLAAFDDAGLAAEAVGQSGVVLATPKPVTQLPGFAEGWWSVQDAGAQLAAELLAPASGMRVLDACSAPGGKTAHLLELADIDLLALDTDADRLGRVEQNLARLGLGGSHVRLKAADAADLDAWWDGKPFDAVLADVPCTASGIVRRHPDIRWLRRENDLRRTASLQIRILDALWSTVAPGGRLLYVTCSVFPIEGTRQALEFLQRHPDAIRLDAPGQLLPVAVDATPAAQHDGFFYALFAKQS; encoded by the coding sequence ATGTCCACCCGTCCTGACTCCCCCAATCTGGCCCCCCCGCTTTCTTCCGTTCTTCTTGCCAGCGCGGGGGTGGTGGAGGACGTGCTCGACGGCCGCTCGCTCACGGAGGCGCTGGCCGAGGTCGATGGCGCGCTGCGTCCGGCCACGCAGGCCGTGTCGTTCCATGCGATGCGCTACCTGGGCTGGGCCGACGCCGTCGGCCGCGAGATGGTGCAGCGCTATCCCAGCGTGCTGTTCGAATCCCTGCTGCTGGTGTCGCTCACGCTGCTGAAGGAAGAGGGCGATGCCGCAGCGAGCCTGCCCGGCATGCCGGTCTACGCCCCGCACACGGTCGTTGACCAGGCGGTGACCGCGGCGTCCGGCTCGCGCGCGCTGGCGTCCTTCAAGGGCATGCTCAATGCCTGCCTGCGCCGCTTCCTGCGCGAGCGCGCCGCGCTGGAGGCCTCGGTGGCCGACAGCCCCGAGGCGCAATTCAATCATCCCGGCTGGTGGGTCAAGCAACTTACCGTGGCGTATCCGAAGCAGTGGCGCGAGATCCTGGCGGCATCCAACCTGCCGGCCCCGCTGACCTTGCGGGTCAACCGCCGCCGCGCCACGCGCGAGCAGGTGCTGGCCGCCTTTGACGATGCGGGTCTGGCGGCAGAAGCCGTGGGCCAGTCGGGCGTGGTGCTTGCCACGCCCAAACCGGTGACGCAGCTGCCGGGGTTTGCCGAGGGGTGGTGGTCGGTGCAGGACGCGGGGGCGCAGCTCGCGGCTGAATTGCTGGCGCCGGCGAGCGGCATGCGGGTGCTGGACGCCTGCTCGGCGCCCGGCGGCAAAACGGCGCACCTGCTGGAACTCGCCGACATCGACCTGCTTGCCCTGGATACCGACGCCGACCGCCTTGGCCGCGTCGAACAGAACCTGGCGCGGCTGGGCCTGGGCGGCAGCCACGTCCGGCTGAAGGCGGCCGACGCCGCCGACCTGGACGCCTGGTGGGACGGCAAGCCCTTTGACGCGGTACTGGCCGACGTGCCGTGCACGGCATCGGGCATCGTCCGGCGCCACCCCGACATCCGCTGGCTGCGCCGCGAAAACGACCTGCGCCGCACCGCCAGCCTGCAGATTCGGATCCTGGACGCGCTGTGGTCCACCGTGGCCCCCGGCGGCCGGCTGCTCTATGTGACTTGCTCGGTGTTCCCGATCGAAGGCACGCGCCAGGCTCTGGAATTCCTGCAGCGCCACCCCGACGCGATCCGCCTGGACGCGCCCGGCCAATTGCTGCCAGTTGCGGTCGATGCAACACCCGCGGCACAACACGACGGGTTTTTCTATGCCTTGTTTGCCAAGCAGTCCTGA
- a CDS encoding LysE family translocator, with protein sequence MSFATLLLFVLASAVAIITPGPTTLLAMSNGSRHGVRAACWGMGGAVLADLVLIGAVACGLGVLLAASEVAFQIVKWAGAAYLAWLGWKLLRSDAALTLPSEHAHDARPAGLALGLRSFVVALTNPKALLFMSAFLPQFINPAAPLPAQYAILAGVLALLNVATMLAYAALGAQMVRAFRAGGLRWLNRICGGMLIGLAGMLALYRRAAA encoded by the coding sequence ATGTCCTTTGCCACATTGCTGCTTTTTGTCCTGGCCTCTGCCGTCGCCATCATCACGCCCGGGCCGACCACGCTGCTCGCCATGAGCAACGGCTCGCGCCACGGCGTGCGCGCCGCCTGCTGGGGCATGGGCGGCGCGGTGCTGGCGGACCTGGTCCTGATCGGCGCCGTGGCCTGCGGCCTGGGCGTGCTGCTGGCCGCCTCCGAGGTCGCCTTCCAGATCGTCAAATGGGCGGGCGCGGCGTATCTGGCCTGGCTCGGCTGGAAGCTCCTGCGCTCGGACGCGGCGCTGACCCTGCCGTCCGAACACGCCCACGATGCGCGCCCGGCCGGCCTGGCGCTCGGCCTGCGCAGCTTTGTCGTGGCCCTGACCAATCCCAAGGCCCTGCTGTTCATGTCGGCCTTCCTGCCCCAGTTCATCAACCCGGCCGCCCCCCTGCCCGCCCAATACGCCATCCTGGCGGGCGTCCTGGCGCTGCTGAACGTGGCGACGATGCTGGCCTACGCGGCGCTGGGCGCGCAGATGGTGCGCGCCTTCCGGGCGGGCGGCCTGCGCTGGCTGAACCGGATCTGCGGCGGGATGCTGATCGGACTGGCGGGCATGCTGGCGCTGTATCGCCGCGCCGCGGCCTGA
- a CDS encoding helix-turn-helix domain-containing protein, translating into MKKAVPPARPVRWQASHISEARNRVGLPQADFAELLGVSVRTLQDWEQGRRNPSGAAQTLLRVAMLHPETLRHLSSQDAPAWP; encoded by the coding sequence ATGAAGAAGGCTGTACCGCCTGCCCGGCCCGTCCGGTGGCAGGCGTCGCATATCAGCGAAGCGCGCAATCGCGTGGGCCTGCCGCAGGCGGATTTCGCGGAGTTGTTGGGCGTGAGCGTGCGCACCTTGCAGGATTGGGAGCAAGGCCGGCGCAACCCCTCCGGCGCCGCGCAGACTTTGCTGCGCGTCGCCATGCTTCATCCGGAAACGCTGCGCCACCTGTCCTCCCAGGACGCCCCGGCCTGGCCCTGA
- the rimO gene encoding 30S ribosomal protein S12 methylthiotransferase RimO, with amino-acid sequence MTAAAQEANPGRAPRVGFVSLGCPKALVDSERILTQLRTEGYEVTPEYNDADVVVVNTCGFIDSAKAESLEAIGEALAENGKVIVTGCMGVEESVIRDVHPSVLSVTGPQQYEEVVRAVHSAAPPRTDHNPYVDLVPPQGVKLTPRHYAYLKISEGCNHRCSFCIIPSMRGDLVSRPVGDVLNEAERLVKAGVKELLVISQDTSAYGVDMKFRSGFWNGRPVRTRMTELCMALSEMGVWTRLHYVYPYPHVDEVIPLMAEGKILPYLDIPFQHASPRILKLMKRPAFEDKTLARIKRWREICPDLTIRSTFIVGFPGETEEDFQYLLDWMQEAQLDRVGCFQYSPVEGAPANLLDDPVPDDVKQDRWERFMALQQTISAERLALKVGREIDVLIDEVDEDGAVGRSAADAPEIDGCVYVSSDKPLQPGDMVRVRVTDSDEYDLWADAI; translated from the coding sequence ATCACGGCTGCCGCGCAAGAGGCCAACCCCGGCCGCGCGCCGCGCGTCGGCTTCGTGTCGCTGGGCTGTCCGAAGGCGCTGGTCGACTCCGAACGCATCCTGACCCAGTTGCGCACCGAAGGCTACGAAGTCACGCCCGAGTACAACGACGCGGACGTCGTCGTCGTCAACACCTGTGGCTTCATCGACAGCGCCAAGGCCGAGTCGCTGGAAGCCATCGGCGAGGCCCTAGCCGAAAACGGCAAGGTCATCGTGACCGGCTGCATGGGCGTCGAGGAATCGGTGATCCGCGACGTGCACCCCAGCGTGCTGTCGGTCACCGGCCCCCAACAATATGAAGAGGTCGTGCGCGCCGTGCACAGCGCCGCGCCCCCGCGCACGGACCACAACCCCTACGTGGACCTGGTGCCGCCGCAGGGCGTCAAACTGACGCCGCGCCACTACGCCTATCTGAAGATCTCCGAAGGCTGCAACCACCGCTGCAGCTTCTGCATCATCCCCTCGATGCGCGGCGACCTGGTCAGCCGTCCCGTGGGCGACGTGCTGAACGAAGCCGAGCGCCTGGTGAAGGCCGGCGTGAAGGAATTGCTGGTGATCTCGCAGGACACCAGCGCCTATGGCGTGGACATGAAGTTCCGCAGCGGCTTCTGGAACGGCCGCCCGGTCAGGACGCGCATGACCGAGCTCTGTATGGCCTTGTCCGAGATGGGCGTCTGGACGCGCCTGCACTACGTGTATCCGTACCCGCACGTGGACGAAGTGATTCCGCTGATGGCCGAGGGCAAGATCCTGCCCTACCTGGACATCCCGTTCCAGCACGCCAGCCCGCGCATCCTGAAGCTGATGAAGCGCCCGGCCTTCGAGGACAAGACGCTGGCGCGCATCAAGCGCTGGCGCGAGATCTGTCCGGACCTGACGATCCGCTCGACCTTCATCGTGGGCTTTCCCGGCGAAACCGAGGAAGACTTCCAGTACCTGCTGGACTGGATGCAGGAAGCGCAGCTCGACCGCGTGGGCTGTTTCCAGTATTCGCCCGTCGAAGGCGCGCCCGCCAACCTGCTGGACGATCCGGTGCCGGACGACGTCAAGCAGGACCGCTGGGAGCGTTTCATGGCGCTGCAGCAGACCATCTCGGCCGAGCGCCTGGCGCTCAAGGTGGGCCGCGAAATCGACGTACTGATCGACGAGGTCGATGAAGACGGCGCCGTGGGCCGCAGCGCGGCCGACGCGCCCGAGATCGACGGCTGCGTCTACGTCAGTTCCGACAAGCCCCTGCAACCGGGCGACATGGTGCGCGTGCGCGTCACCGATTCCGACGAATACGACCTCTGGGCCGACGCGATCTGA
- a CDS encoding ferritin-like domain-containing protein, with translation MEQATRTPQQTNRPFNMDVQAIRAKARKDIESGAITDTYRADRETVLKLLNEALATEVVCVLRYKRHYFMARGLNAEPVAAEFAEHAAQEQEHADKLSERIVQLGGEPDLSPKGLLDRSHSEYVEGNTLEEMIKENLIAERIAIDSYRQMIEYIGEQDSTTRRLLEEILAVEEEHADDLSDFLDK, from the coding sequence ATGGAACAAGCAACCCGCACCCCGCAGCAAACGAATCGTCCGTTCAACATGGACGTGCAGGCGATCCGCGCCAAGGCGCGCAAGGACATCGAGTCCGGAGCCATCACCGACACCTATCGCGCAGACCGTGAAACCGTGCTCAAGCTGTTGAATGAAGCGCTGGCGACCGAAGTGGTCTGTGTGCTGCGCTACAAGCGCCACTACTTCATGGCCCGCGGGCTGAATGCCGAACCCGTCGCCGCGGAATTCGCCGAGCATGCGGCGCAGGAACAGGAGCACGCCGACAAGCTGTCCGAACGCATCGTGCAGCTGGGCGGCGAGCCGGATCTGTCGCCCAAGGGGCTGCTGGATCGCAGCCACTCGGAATACGTCGAGGGCAATACGCTGGAAGAGATGATCAAGGAAAACCTGATCGCCGAGCGGATCGCCATCGACAGCTATCGCCAGATGATCGAATACATCGGCGAGCAGGACTCCACCACGCGTCGTCTGCTGGAGGAAATCCTGGCGGTCGAAGAGGAACATGCCGACGATCTGTCGGACTTCCTGGATAAGTGA
- a CDS encoding TIGR00730 family Rossman fold protein gives MTLKNICVYCGSNPGTRPDYVEQARVLARELVKRDLGLVYGGSIVGIMGVVANEVLAGGGRVIGVIPELLLKKEQAHLGLTELHTVQNMHERKAMMMEKSDGFIALPGGAGTLEEFFEVWTWAQLNMHQKPCGLLNVAGYYDALMQFIDHTVEEAFIRPQHRDMLVVEEDPALLLDRYAIYEPPNVSKWFDPVRKP, from the coding sequence ATGACTCTGAAGAATATCTGCGTGTATTGCGGCTCCAACCCGGGCACGCGCCCGGACTACGTCGAGCAGGCCCGCGTGCTGGCGCGCGAACTCGTCAAGCGCGACCTGGGCCTGGTGTACGGCGGATCGATCGTCGGCATCATGGGTGTGGTGGCCAACGAAGTGCTGGCTGGCGGCGGCCGCGTGATCGGCGTGATTCCCGAACTGCTCCTCAAAAAGGAACAGGCGCACCTGGGGCTGACGGAGCTGCACACGGTGCAGAACATGCACGAGCGCAAGGCCATGATGATGGAGAAATCCGACGGCTTCATCGCCCTGCCCGGCGGCGCCGGCACGCTGGAAGAGTTCTTCGAGGTCTGGACCTGGGCGCAACTGAACATGCACCAGAAGCCCTGCGGATTGCTGAACGTCGCCGGGTACTACGATGCCCTGATGCAATTCATCGACCACACCGTCGAAGAAGCATTCATCCGTCCCCAGCATCGCGACATGCTGGTGGTGGAAGAAGACCCCGCCTTGCTGCTGGATCGCTACGCCATTTACGAGCCGCCCAACGTCTCGAAGTGGTTCGATCCGGTCAGAAAGCCCTGA
- a CDS encoding HAD hydrolase-like protein: MKYDIAAFDFDGTLADTMPWFNSILNTVADKYNFRQIDAAEREQLRSRDAMEILKYLNIPLWKLPAIMTHVRTLMQDIDPSVQLFDGIPEALARLKASGLRLAVVSSNSVENVQRVLGEETAALFDDYECGTDLFGKAAKIDRLLKQHGTAPERFLLVGDEMRDIDAARKAGVRVGSVAWGYNHPDALRGRGPDELFLTVDDLPNALA; this comes from the coding sequence TTGAAATACGACATCGCAGCCTTCGACTTTGACGGAACCTTGGCAGACACCATGCCGTGGTTCAACTCCATCCTCAACACCGTGGCGGACAAGTACAACTTCCGCCAGATCGATGCGGCCGAACGCGAGCAACTGCGCAGCCGCGATGCGATGGAGATTCTGAAGTACCTGAACATCCCGCTGTGGAAGCTGCCCGCGATCATGACGCATGTGCGCACACTGATGCAGGACATCGACCCCAGCGTCCAGTTGTTCGACGGCATCCCCGAAGCGCTGGCCCGCCTGAAGGCGAGCGGCCTGCGCCTGGCGGTGGTCAGCTCCAACTCCGTCGAGAACGTGCAGCGCGTGCTGGGCGAAGAAACCGCCGCGCTCTTTGACGACTACGAATGCGGCACCGACCTGTTCGGCAAGGCCGCCAAGATCGACCGTTTGCTCAAGCAGCACGGCACCGCGCCGGAGCGCTTTCTGCTGGTGGGCGACGAAATGCGCGACATCGACGCAGCCCGCAAGGCGGGCGTGCGCGTCGGATCGGTCGCCTGGGGCTACAACCATCCGGACGCGCTGCGCGGCCGCGGTCCCGATGAACTCTTCCTGACGGTCGACGACCTTCCCAACGCACTGGCGTAA
- a CDS encoding pyridoxamine 5'-phosphate oxidase family protein: MHTDPAHLITDASTLQALYGSPGEASLKKEVDHVHPHYRAFIEAAPFALLATAGPDGLDASPRGDPAGFVVVEDEKTLLLPDRRGNNRVDSLLNVVADPRVALLFLVPGVGETLRVNGTARISVDPALLARFEMDGKLPRSVLIVDVHKVYFQCSRAVLRSRLWDPDTQIPRTALPSVGCMLSDLTSGTFDGVAYDRDLPARVASSLY; the protein is encoded by the coding sequence ATGCACACCGATCCCGCCCACCTGATTACCGACGCCAGCACCCTGCAAGCGCTTTACGGTTCGCCCGGCGAAGCCTCCCTGAAAAAGGAGGTGGACCATGTGCATCCGCACTACCGCGCGTTCATCGAGGCCGCGCCCTTTGCATTGCTGGCGACCGCGGGTCCGGACGGACTGGACGCCTCGCCGCGCGGCGATCCCGCCGGTTTTGTCGTGGTGGAAGACGAAAAGACGCTGCTGTTGCCCGACCGCCGCGGCAACAACCGCGTGGACAGCCTGCTCAACGTCGTCGCCGATCCGCGGGTAGCCCTGCTGTTCCTGGTGCCGGGCGTGGGCGAGACGCTGCGCGTGAACGGCACCGCGCGTATCAGCGTCGACCCCGCCCTGCTGGCGCGCTTCGAGATGGACGGCAAGCTGCCGCGCTCCGTGCTGATCGTTGACGTGCACAAGGTCTACTTCCAATGCTCGCGCGCGGTGCTGCGCTCGCGCCTGTGGGATCCGGACACGCAGATTCCCCGCACCGCGCTGCCCAGCGTGGGCTGCATGCTTTCCGACCTGACGTCGGGCACCTTTGACGGCGTGGCCTACGACCGCGACCTGCCCGCCCGCGTGGCCAGTTCGCTTTACTGA
- a CDS encoding class IV adenylate cyclase: MARNVEIKARVDSLDAIEHLAAALSGKEPTFVDQDDTFFTCANGRLKLRAFADGSGELIFYQRADDSGPKESFYVISPTDEPDSLRAALSHAYGVIGRVKKHRTVFMAGRTRIHLDRVEGLGEFLELEVVLREDETVEAGMEEARTLMAGLGVAPEQLLSGAYLDLLAARRKD, encoded by the coding sequence ATGGCACGCAACGTTGAAATCAAGGCGCGGGTCGACAGCCTGGACGCCATCGAACACCTGGCCGCCGCGCTGTCCGGCAAGGAACCGACTTTCGTCGACCAGGACGACACCTTCTTCACGTGCGCCAATGGCCGCCTGAAACTGCGCGCCTTCGCGGATGGTTCGGGCGAGCTGATCTTCTATCAGCGCGCCGACGACAGCGGCCCCAAGGAAAGCTTCTACGTCATCTCGCCCACGGACGAACCCGACTCTTTGCGCGCCGCCCTGTCGCACGCTTACGGCGTGATCGGCCGCGTGAAAAAACACCGCACGGTATTCATGGCCGGACGCACCCGCATCCATCTGGATCGGGTGGAAGGCCTGGGCGAATTCCTGGAACTGGAAGTGGTGCTGCGCGAGGACGAAACCGTCGAGGCGGGCATGGAAGAAGCCCGCACGCTGATGGCCGGGCTGGGTGTCGCGCCCGAGCAATTGCTGTCGGGCGCCTACCTGGATCTGCTGGCGGCGCGCCGCAAGGACTGA
- the fmt gene encoding methionyl-tRNA formyltransferase: MRIVFAGTPEFARIAFDALRAAGHEIPLVMTQPDRPAGRGLKLTPSPVKQAALDAGIAVAQPRSLRLDGRYPDEAAEARALLESVAPDVMVVAAYGLILPQWVLELPRLGCLNIHASLLPRWRGAAPIQRAIEAGDARTGVTIMQMDEGLDTGDMLLERIVPISDDTNAAQLHDALALAGGQAIVEALDALAKGGLTARKQPEDGVTYAAKLDKAEAALDCTQPAELLARRVRAFNPVPGASIRLPGLPDAVKVWRAQALDEATTAAPGSVLRADAAGIDIATGQGVLRLLELQKAGGKRQPVDVFVRGWQPA, encoded by the coding sequence ATGCGCATTGTTTTTGCCGGCACCCCGGAATTCGCCCGTATCGCGTTCGACGCCCTGCGGGCCGCCGGCCACGAAATCCCCTTGGTCATGACGCAGCCCGACCGGCCGGCGGGGCGGGGCTTGAAGCTCACGCCCAGCCCGGTCAAGCAGGCCGCGCTGGATGCTGGCATTGCGGTCGCCCAGCCGCGCAGCCTGCGCCTGGATGGCCGCTATCCCGACGAGGCCGCCGAAGCCCGCGCCCTGCTGGAAAGCGTGGCGCCCGATGTCATGGTGGTGGCCGCGTACGGGTTGATCCTGCCGCAATGGGTGCTGGAACTGCCGCGCCTGGGTTGCCTGAACATCCACGCCAGCCTCTTGCCGCGCTGGCGCGGCGCGGCGCCGATCCAGCGCGCCATTGAAGCGGGCGATGCGCGCACCGGCGTCACCATCATGCAGATGGACGAGGGCCTGGATACGGGCGACATGCTGCTCGAACGCATCGTGCCGATTTCTGACGACACCAATGCGGCGCAGTTGCACGACGCGCTGGCGCTGGCCGGCGGGCAAGCCATCGTCGAGGCGCTGGACGCGCTGGCCAAGGGCGGTCTGACCGCGCGCAAGCAGCCCGAAGACGGCGTGACCTACGCGGCCAAGCTGGACAAGGCCGAAGCCGCGCTCGATTGCACGCAGCCGGCCGAATTGCTGGCGCGCCGCGTGCGCGCCTTCAATCCGGTGCCCGGCGCCAGCATCCGCCTGCCGGGACTGCCCGATGCGGTGAAGGTCTGGCGCGCCCAGGCGCTAGACGAGGCCACCACTGCCGCACCGGGTAGCGTGCTGCGCGCCGATGCGGCCGGCATCGACATTGCCACCGGGCAGGGCGTGCTGCGCCTGCTTGAGCTACAAAAAGCGGGCGGCAAGCGCCAACCCGTGGATGTGTTCGTGCGCGGCTGGCAGCCGGCCTGA